One Natronomonas moolapensis 8.8.11 genomic region harbors:
- a CDS encoding TATA-box-binding protein yields the protein MSSVSKTIDIENVVASTDIGQELALERLAMDLSGSEYNPDTFPGLIYRIQEPEAANLIFRSGKIVCTGANTVDDVHSSLQTVCETLRDLGIDVIEAPTITVQNIVFSADLRAQLNLNAIAIGFGLEDVEYEPEQFPGLVYRLDTPDVVTLLFSSGKVVITGTKTPDAAEEALEKISGKLSELGLLDS from the coding sequence ATGTCTTCCGTCAGTAAAACGATCGATATCGAAAACGTCGTCGCTTCTACCGACATCGGACAGGAACTCGCACTCGAGAGGTTGGCGATGGATCTCAGCGGGTCGGAGTACAATCCAGATACGTTTCCAGGGCTTATCTATCGGATACAGGAGCCCGAAGCCGCGAACCTCATCTTTCGGTCTGGGAAAATTGTCTGTACCGGGGCCAACACCGTCGACGATGTACACAGCTCCCTCCAGACCGTCTGCGAGACGCTTCGTGATCTCGGAATTGACGTTATTGAGGCTCCGACGATCACCGTCCAGAATATCGTCTTTAGCGCTGATCTCCGAGCTCAACTCAACCTCAACGCCATCGCGATCGGATTCGGGCTCGAAGACGTCGAATACGAACCCGAGCAATTCCCCGGACTGGTCTACCGACTCGATACCCCCGACGTTGTAACGCTGTTATTCAGCTCAGGCAAGGTCGTTATCACCGGCACAAAAACTCCCGATGCAGCCGAAGAAGCCCTCGAGAAAATCTCCGGCAAATTGAGTGAGCTTGGACTGCTAGACAGCTGA
- a CDS encoding IS66-like element ISNamo3 family transposase produces the protein MVSRPETIPSRLFMTSSEPTKEEILERLVALEKENEELREENKRLRAKLRWYEGPHTPPSKDQSDQEESSSSDGDEDDEQPRTDGGTPGRKSGHDPEWRDAPDPDQEIEVTCDCCPDCGEAFDESAGVSPRLVEELPDPQPPEVTQYNRHHYECHSCGAETVASHPDCPDEGQFGVNVIAQAALSRYDHRLPYRKIADRFEQLHGLEFTGASAWHATERVARAGRCEYEQIRRQIQQADVVHVDETGIKRDGEQAWIWTFTTEEHTLYVARESRGSDVPAEVLGEDFAGTVVCDGWTAYPAFSSNLQRCWAHILREAEDAAEKQTEGEPIYRALKQLYVALQTRLESDLTVRERAELQRVARRELESLIERSVPDGPVATLLGKIEGGLDHWLTFIGEPAVSPTNNAAENALREPVVLRKIIGTLRNDRGMFVHETLLSLLATCRQQGRNPYDEFKRIARNNEMISRAQTVPAVASSG, from the coding sequence ATGGTCTCCAGACCGGAGACCATCCCGTCTCGCCTGTTCATGACCTCTTCGGAACCTACCAAGGAAGAGATCCTTGAGCGTCTGGTCGCACTTGAGAAAGAGAACGAGGAACTTCGAGAGGAGAACAAGCGGCTCAGAGCCAAGCTTCGGTGGTACGAGGGACCCCATACACCACCGAGCAAAGACCAATCGGACCAGGAGGAGTCGTCCTCGTCCGATGGGGACGAGGACGACGAACAACCACGTACTGACGGTGGCACGCCTGGCCGAAAGTCCGGACATGACCCGGAATGGCGCGACGCTCCTGACCCGGATCAAGAGATCGAGGTTACCTGTGACTGCTGTCCAGACTGTGGTGAAGCGTTCGACGAGTCGGCGGGCGTCAGCCCCCGACTCGTCGAGGAACTCCCGGATCCACAGCCACCAGAGGTCACACAGTACAACCGCCATCACTACGAGTGCCACTCCTGTGGTGCCGAGACTGTCGCCTCACACCCCGACTGCCCCGATGAGGGGCAGTTCGGGGTGAATGTCATCGCACAGGCGGCGCTCTCTCGGTACGATCACCGCCTTCCCTACCGGAAGATCGCCGATCGCTTCGAACAACTCCACGGACTGGAGTTCACGGGTGCGTCCGCGTGGCACGCGACCGAGCGCGTTGCACGCGCCGGTCGCTGTGAATACGAGCAGATTCGCCGTCAGATCCAGCAAGCCGACGTTGTCCACGTTGACGAGACTGGAATTAAACGCGACGGCGAACAGGCATGGATCTGGACGTTCACCACCGAGGAGCACACGCTGTACGTGGCTAGGGAGAGTCGAGGAAGTGATGTTCCCGCGGAAGTCCTCGGCGAGGACTTCGCGGGAACAGTCGTCTGTGACGGGTGGACGGCGTATCCGGCTTTCAGCAGCAACCTCCAGCGGTGTTGGGCGCATATTCTACGGGAGGCTGAAGACGCCGCCGAGAAACAGACGGAAGGCGAACCGATCTACCGTGCCCTCAAACAGCTGTACGTCGCTCTCCAGACCCGGCTGGAGAGCGACTTGACAGTCCGCGAGCGAGCAGAACTCCAACGTGTGGCGCGGAGAGAGCTTGAATCGCTGATAGAACGGTCAGTTCCTGACGGACCAGTGGCAACACTACTCGGCAAGATCGAAGGAGGCCTCGACCACTGGCTCACCTTTATCGGTGAGCCAGCGGTCTCCCCAACGAACAACGCCGCTGAAAATGCGCTCCGTGAGCCAGTGGTTCTCCGGAAAATCATCGGAACACTCCGGAACGACCGCGGTATGTTCGTGCATGAGACGCTGCTGTCCCTGCTGGCGACGTGCCGCCAGCAGGGACGCAATCCCTACGACGAGTTCAAGCGAATCGCTCGAAACAACGAGATGATTTCACGAGCTCAGACCGTACCCGCTGTTGCATCCTCGGGGTAA
- a CDS encoding histidine kinase N-terminal 7TM domain-containing protein, whose product MVIDAQTVGGLQLVAGVLALALLKPAVNNIDTPGSKGYALLTVGTALWMVSLAWANFVTNYTLVTFGYHLLVLGTELAAVGWLFLALFTTNRTNLVRHTAVVIGAGIVLLQLLLWTNPLHSFMYQPGPGVVGGVVRNKNQAIVGTVTWWWLHVAASYLLVIAGEALLVWERFRSTGIRRKQFSWLSLTFVPLFAASVVSTFGLVDVPYNVSSFGFLLALPFLAVGLFRTKLLDIVPVARRTAMAELNAAVVTLDEQDRVVDANRRARELFDSGRDYVGTDAREFFGSVRDDVFYRAIDSDSADTELTVSVEGQQRHFSISTAPVGEQTTQGRVVLLYDITSQKQREEKFKELNTRLELALEETETGVWEWNLNTGELVWDETSERLFGYDAGEFPGDFAGFSDRIPEADLQRVEEQIDHVIETGDQYRAEFRVQPPTEDQRWIQARGIVEYDGDGKPEQLLGIQTDITERKEREEELREREQEIERAHEQLRQIIDLVPDPLFVKNLDDEVLLSNESNAALHGMTAEELEGQREFEIEPNVKNIENFDQYRQREKEVIETGYVFTPRMQQRVRSELVKSSRCFERFA is encoded by the coding sequence ATGGTCATAGATGCACAGACCGTTGGTGGGCTTCAGTTAGTTGCGGGAGTGCTGGCTTTGGCACTTCTGAAGCCGGCAGTCAATAACATAGACACGCCTGGAAGCAAGGGGTACGCCCTGCTCACCGTCGGGACTGCACTATGGATGGTCAGTCTGGCGTGGGCAAACTTCGTCACAAACTACACGCTTGTTACATTCGGCTACCACCTCCTTGTGCTGGGGACCGAACTCGCTGCGGTGGGGTGGCTGTTTCTAGCGCTGTTTACAACCAATCGAACGAACCTCGTCCGACACACTGCAGTTGTGATCGGTGCCGGGATTGTGCTCTTGCAACTCCTACTCTGGACGAATCCACTCCACAGCTTCATGTACCAGCCTGGCCCTGGGGTCGTCGGAGGGGTAGTTCGAAACAAAAATCAAGCAATCGTGGGAACCGTAACGTGGTGGTGGCTCCACGTCGCCGCGAGCTATCTGTTGGTGATTGCAGGCGAGGCGTTGCTGGTGTGGGAACGGTTTCGATCGACAGGCATTCGGCGAAAACAGTTCAGTTGGCTGTCGCTCACGTTCGTCCCATTATTTGCAGCGAGCGTTGTCTCGACGTTTGGGCTGGTTGACGTGCCCTACAACGTTTCCTCGTTTGGATTCTTGCTGGCGCTCCCGTTTCTGGCTGTGGGGCTCTTTCGAACGAAGCTTCTGGACATCGTTCCCGTGGCTCGACGGACCGCAATGGCCGAACTGAACGCGGCGGTCGTAACACTCGATGAACAGGACCGTGTCGTCGACGCAAACAGGCGTGCTCGTGAACTGTTCGATAGCGGGCGGGACTACGTTGGGACGGACGCTCGGGAGTTCTTCGGCTCAGTCCGGGACGATGTATTTTATCGGGCCATCGACAGCGACAGCGCCGACACCGAACTAACAGTCAGCGTTGAGGGGCAGCAACGACACTTTTCTATCTCCACCGCACCGGTCGGTGAGCAGACGACGCAGGGGCGTGTTGTCTTACTTTACGATATCACCTCCCAGAAGCAGCGCGAAGAGAAGTTCAAGGAATTGAATACGCGGCTCGAACTCGCACTTGAGGAGACGGAGACGGGCGTCTGGGAATGGAATCTCAACACCGGCGAACTCGTATGGGACGAAACCAGTGAGCGATTGTTCGGCTACGATGCCGGTGAGTTTCCTGGCGATTTTGCGGGCTTCAGCGACCGGATTCCAGAGGCTGATCTGCAACGTGTCGAAGAACAAATTGATCATGTTATCGAGACGGGCGACCAGTACCGGGCTGAGTTCCGAGTTCAGCCACCCACGGAGGATCAGCGGTGGATCCAAGCGCGTGGCATCGTTGAGTACGATGGTGATGGCAAACCGGAGCAGTTACTCGGTATTCAGACCGATATTACTGAACGCAAAGAGCGCGAGGAGGAGCTAAGAGAACGTGAGCAAGAAATCGAGCGGGCACACGAACAACTCCGGCAAATTATTGATCTCGTCCCAGATCCACTCTTCGTCAAAAACCTAGACGACGAGGTGCTCCTCTCGAACGAGTCAAATGCTGCATTACATGGAATGACCGCGGAGGAACTTGAGGGACAACGCGAGTTCGAGATTGAACCGAACGTCAAGAATATCGAGAACTTCGACCAGTACCGACAGCGGGAGAAAGAGGTTATAGAAACGGGGTATGTGTTTACCCCGAGGATGCAACAGCGGGTACGGTCTGAGCTCGTGAAATCATCTCGTTGTTTCGAGCGATTCGCTTGA
- a CDS encoding IS630-like element ISNamo14 family transposase (programmed frameshift), with protein sequence MDYLEKITVDELQEILAEVDEKKPVQRILAGIAYKDGVEQQTIAERHDVHPNTVRNWLIRLERLDSEPFESVVYDDPRPGQSRELDEADHDQFIEALHDSPKEVGLDARAWTVPLAQQYLEDEFDIEYCRRHIRRLMSEAGLSWKTARPEYVKADERAQDAFRKGFKKKTDDLDDDYTIIAIDQTRQEITTDLVHAWFPEKTRPTLPVSGAWESLKLLGGVTASGDTFFLKCEDNFTADITTRLLDALQTEFGEKICVVLDNAPYFAANDVHDYVEDTPIELCHLPRGSPELNPAEGCWQKLNQRLGNQLFEELDELREAVFDALASIDPPNIYNYLCP encoded by the exons ATGGACTACTTGGAGAAGATCACTGTTGACGAACTCCAAGAGATTTTAGCCGAAGTTGATGAAAAGAAACCAGTTCAGAGAATTCTTGCCGGTATCGCCTACAAGGACGGTGTCGAGCAGCAGACAATTGCGGAGCGGCATGATGTCCATCCAAACACGGTTCGTAACTGGCTGATCCGACTCGAACGGCTCGACTCAGAGCCGTTCGAGTCGGTCGTCTACGATGATCCTCGCCCCGGCCAATCACGCGAACTTGACGAAGCTGACCACGACCAATTCATCGAAGCTCTCCACGATTCTCCCAAAGAAGTTGGACTTGATGCGCGTGCGTGGACGGTTCCGCTAGCCCAGCAGTATCTTGAAGATGAGTTCGATATTGAGTACTGCCGCCGTCATATCCGGCGATTGATGTCCGAGGCCGGGCTGTCCTGGAAGACAGCCCGGCCAGAGTACGTCAAAGCTGATGAACGAGCTCAGGATGCGTTCCGCAAAGGCTTCA AAAAAAAGACGGACGATCTGGACGACGACTACACAATCATAGCAATCGACCAGACACGCCAAGAGATCACGACGGATCTTGTCCACGCGTGGTTTCCAGAAAAAACGCGCCCGACACTCCCGGTGTCGGGCGCGTGGGAGAGTCTCAAACTGCTGGGCGGTGTCACCGCCAGCGGTGACACCTTCTTTCTGAAGTGTGAAGACAACTTTACCGCTGACATCACGACGCGGTTACTGGACGCACTCCAGACCGAGTTCGGCGAGAAAATCTGTGTTGTCCTGGACAATGCCCCGTATTTCGCGGCGAACGATGTCCACGACTACGTTGAAGACACACCGATCGAACTGTGCCACCTTCCGCGGGGTTCACCGGAGCTGAACCCCGCGGAAGGGTGCTGGCAGAAACTCAATCAGCGGCTTGGTAACCAACTTTTCGAAGAACTTGATGAACTGAGAGAAGCCGTCTTCGATGCGCTTGCGTCTATAGACCCACCAAACATCTATAATTATCTCTGTCCGTGA
- a CDS encoding TATA-box-binding protein gives MSSVSETIDIENVVASTDIDQELALDSLAMDLSGSDYDPDNFPGLIYRTQEPQAANLIFRSGKIVCTGANTVDDVHSSLQIVCETLRDLGIDVIEAPTITVQNIVSSADLRAQLNLNAIAIGFGLEDVEYEPEQFPGLVYRLDTPDVVTLLFGSGKVVITGAKTPDAAEEALKKVSGELSELGLVDS, from the coding sequence ATGTCTTCCGTCAGTGAAACGATCGATATCGAAAACGTCGTGGCTTCTACCGACATTGATCAGGAACTCGCACTCGACAGCTTGGCGATGGATCTCAGCGGTTCCGATTACGATCCGGATAATTTTCCAGGACTTATATATCGGACACAGGAGCCTCAAGCCGCGAACCTCATCTTCCGGTCCGGGAAAATTGTCTGTACCGGGGCCAACACCGTCGACGATGTACACAGCTCCCTCCAGATCGTCTGCGAGACGCTTCGTGATCTCGGAATTGACGTTATTGAGGCTCCGACGATCACCGTCCAGAATATCGTCTCTAGCGCGGATCTCCGAGCCCAACTCAACCTCAACGCCATCGCGATTGGATTCGGGCTCGAAGACGTCGAGTACGAACCCGAGCAATTCCCCGGGCTGGTCTACCGACTCGATACTCCCGACGTTGTAACATTATTATTCGGCTCGGGCAAGGTCGTTATCACCGGCGCAAAAACTCCTGATGCAGCCGAAGAAGCCCTCAAGAAGGTTTCCGGTGAATTGAGTGAACTTGGACTGGTAGACAGCTAA
- a CDS encoding AAA family ATPase: protein MENESGEQTGIDDPLFADAHTKRSLIVRPELLEVGHVPDQNRIIGRDVEMGEVASKLEAVIRNEPPSNFIIYGKTGTGKSLVSQSVAVRAQQAATQNGADVGVVAISNKINYRKSLNERVKSSLGDDELVFSPYDGTQLQAILEARTDAFRDGALDSAVIPKTAALAAREHGDARRAIRILRNAGDIATKEEAEKVREDHVDRAQKRAEADRLCELLSGLPPHSKYILFALANLDTKDDSREEFRTTEVYETYEAICESEVSDPLGLDRVRDLLRELSFLEITESNKTGGGRGRGSYTLHTLMNSPEAVFEMINK from the coding sequence ATGGAAAATGAGTCGGGCGAACAGACAGGAATTGACGACCCGCTTTTCGCCGATGCACATACGAAACGGTCGTTGATTGTCCGTCCCGAACTCTTGGAGGTCGGCCACGTTCCCGATCAAAACCGGATTATCGGTCGAGATGTCGAGATGGGAGAGGTCGCCTCCAAACTCGAAGCGGTAATCCGAAATGAACCGCCATCGAATTTCATCATTTACGGGAAAACTGGCACCGGCAAATCACTTGTCTCCCAGTCAGTCGCTGTTCGTGCTCAACAGGCGGCTACACAGAATGGCGCTGACGTCGGCGTCGTGGCGATTTCAAATAAAATCAACTACCGCAAATCCCTCAATGAACGAGTGAAATCTTCGCTTGGCGACGACGAACTCGTTTTTTCACCCTACGACGGCACCCAACTACAGGCAATTTTGGAAGCCCGAACTGATGCTTTCCGTGATGGGGCGTTGGACTCTGCTGTCATCCCAAAAACTGCCGCACTGGCCGCTCGCGAACATGGGGACGCACGACGAGCGATTCGAATTCTACGCAATGCTGGCGATATTGCGACCAAAGAAGAAGCCGAGAAAGTTCGTGAAGATCATGTCGACCGAGCACAGAAACGCGCTGAGGCCGACCGCTTATGTGAACTCCTGTCGGGATTACCACCCCACTCAAAATACATCCTGTTTGCACTGGCAAACCTCGATACCAAGGACGACAGTCGTGAGGAATTCCGCACGACTGAGGTGTACGAGACTTACGAGGCCATCTGCGAATCCGAAGTGAGCGACCCACTCGGGTTAGACCGGGTTCGAGATCTCCTTCGGGAGTTGTCGTTTCTCGAAATCACTGAATCCAACAAAACTGGCGGTGGGCGTGGCCGCGGCTCGTATACGCTCCACACATTGATGAACTCCCCAGAGGCTGTTTTCGAGATGATTAATAAGTAG